In Shewanella glacialimarina, the genomic stretch ATGTTTATTCCCTACAAACAGGTTGGGGTAATTAAAATATAGTTTAAAACAACGCGGTTTGTTATAACCATTAATTGTAACAGTTTCTAAATATCAGGTTTTAGGATATAAAAAGTGATTTTTGAGGTGAAAGTTTTTCATTATTTTGGCTGTTATATGGATTGTGCCACTATAAAAACATTCTATTCTGAAAGTTTTTGGTAAGTTTGTGGGTGTTAGACTAGTAATCATTAGCCCTAGGTTGATATACTCGCCAGCAGAAGAACGTGATTGGTACTCTTCTCTGTTACTAGGTAAATGTTACTGACAAGATAGCCTAAAAATAAACATGCCTAGACCCTAAACGACCTAAGAAATGATTGGAGTTATTATGGAAGTTCATGAATACGAAAACGCTTACTATCAAGTAAAAGACGACGTGTTAGAGTCTCTGCCTTCTGATGAAGAGTAGAGTTTGAACGAGGAATAATGGCCTATAGATTTAGGTTTACACTCCAAGCGACAATGCAAAAAACATTAAAATAGCAGCCTAGGCTGCTATTTTTTTGTTGTATTTTTTGGAGAGTAATCTAAAGGTTAACTGACCTTATCTGGCAAGTTTTTTGTAGGTAGTGATTAGTATGTTGTCGTTCATAATGATTGAACACGGATTAAGCGTACTTCGAACAACAATAATAAACTCAGGTTATTAGCCACTAATACGGCCTTTTTCTGGTAATACTTCTACAATAATCCACTTTTTACCTTTCTTCTTTAAATGCAGTGTTCTGTCGTCTACCCAAGGTCTACCGCCTTTAAGTCCTTCCATTTTGACAATAATAGTCACTTCATCAGTAAACTTACGAAAAAAATCGATATCGATTTCATCAATGCTCATATTGACTTCGGTCATTGATAATCCCATCACATGACGCTGTACTGATGAGGCAATGTGGTAGTGTTCTAATACTTCACGTAACTCAGGTGTTACGTAGGGTAACGCTTTACTTATGTCCCTTTCGTTATAGATAGCTTCTAAAAAACTTAATGTGACACTTTCTGGTGTTTGTGGGGCTTCGCCTTTTTCAATGACTTTTTCACAGCCTAATAAGGCTATCAAGCTAAAAATAAATACAAATCTAAACATAAAAATATGCTGTTCCTATAAAGACACTCATTAAGGGATGACCCCGTTAGAGTATTAAAATGCCGTTAAAGCCTACAGTTTGTGCAAAACCTAGCCAAATGAATGGGTAATAGTATCTATAATTAAATTATCACTGGCAAGGTAAGTCTATAAATTGCTATGGTGAATTGGTGTAAACAATGTATTCGCCTTTAATTGCAGTATTTATAACTGCGAGTAAATTTTTACATCTTAAAGGTTATCCACAGAATCTGTGGACAAGTATGTGAATGGATTAATGATGGCTGATTAAGTCATTGTTTTTTATTAGCTATATTTCGTGGTTAAAAAGTGCCTTTTACGTATTATTGAAAGATATTAAAAAGCACTGCTTATTAGCAGTGCTTTTTTGTTAGCTTGAATAATAGCTTTGAAGCAATAATATTGGTTGTTGGCTAAGATTTAGCCTTTGCTTCATTTTGTGCGGATTGAATAGCCGTCAATGCGATAGTGTAAACAATATCATCGACTAATGCGCCGCGAGATAAGTCATTTACAGGTTTACGCATGCCTTGCAACATTGGTCCAATACTGACTAGATCGGCACTACGCTGAACCGCTTTGTAGGTTGTGTTACCCGTATTCAAATCTGGGAAAATAAATACTGTGGCTTTACCCGCGACTGGACTATTAGGTGCTTTAGACATGGCGACATTAGGCATAACCGCGGCATCATATTGTAATGGACCGTCAATGATGAGGTCGGGACGTTTTTCTTTGGCAATACGAGTTGCTTCACGTACTTTATCCACATCTGATCCCGTACCTGAAGTACCTGTTGAATAACTTATCATAGCGACACGAGGTTCAATACCAAATGCAGCAGCAGATTCTGCAGATTGAATTGCAATGTCTGCCAACTGTTCAGGGTTGGGATCTGGATTAATGGCACAGTCGCCGTATACGAGCACCTGGTCTGGCATCAACATAAAGAATATCGAAGAGACTAAGCTTGAGCCTGGCGCTGTTTTGATCAGCTGCAATGGAGGGCGAATCGTATTCGCTGTGGTATTGATTGCACCAGATACAATGCCGTCAACTTCATTTTCAGCCAACATCATAGTACCGAGTACCATGTTATCTTCTAGCTGCTCTCTGGCTACGACTTCCGTTAAGCCTTTATGGCGACGAAGGTTTAGCATAGGTTCGACGTATTTCTCACGTGCGGTTTCAGGGTCGATAATTTCAACTCCTTCACCTAGCACCACATCTTGAACCGAAGCAATACGAAGAATCTCTTCTCTATTGCCTAACAATACACAACGGGCAATACCACGTTCAGCGCAAATAGCCGCAGCTTTAATGGTGCGTGGCTCTTCGCCTTCAGGTAGCACAATTTTCTTGCGCGCAGCACGAGCTAATTCGGTTAGTTTGTAACGGAAAGCGGGCGGTGATAAGCGATGTTCGCGAGTTGAATCCTGAGTGACACTTTCGATCCAGCTTTGATCGATATGGCTGGCGACATATTCTTGTACTTTCTCAACTCGAACCGCATCGTCTACAGGTACTTCATGATCAAAACGTTGAATGTTGAGTGAGGTTTGCCAGGTGTTACTGTCAATTAAGAATACCGGTAAACCTGTTTCGAATGCCTGTTCGCATAATTTCATAATTTCAGGTTCAGGCTCATAGCCACCGGTCAGCAGTAATGCACCAATTTTGACACCATTCATTGCCGCTAAACAGGCCGAGACGATAACATCAGATCGATCACCAGAGGTGACCAATAATGAGTTAGTCTTAATATGGGTTACCATATTAGGAATTGAACGAGCACAAAAAGTGACACGACGCATGCGTCGAATATGCATTTCACCCGCATTGATTATTCTGGCATTTAAATGTTTTGCTAAATCTGATGCACGAGGCGAAATCAAATCTAAATTAAATGGTACGCTGCCAAGAATGCGCAGTGGGCTTTTTCCTGGTAGCTGAAACATGCCTGCGGTATCACCGACTTTAACGTTGTTATGATCAAATACTTCAGACAAGTCTGGACGAGCACGACCTTCATTATCGGTAGGAGCGCCAATTTTGTTAATAATAGAACCAATTACGCGTTTATTTTTAGCCCCACCCCATGAGTTATAAGCAATTTCTAAGCGGTTCATTAAGCCATTAGGGGTGTCATTACCTGGTGTTGCAATGAAAATAACATCAGCATCAAGTGCTTTGGCTATTTCATAGTTAATATCATCGGCAAATGGGTGGCTGCGGGTAGGCACTAACCCTTCTACTACAATAATTTCAGTATTGGCGGCACACTCTGATGCCCGTGCAATAATTTGCTCCATTAGCACATCTGTTTGTTCAGAGCGGATTAACGCTTCAGCGTGCTCCATACCAAATGGCTCTAACGGATTAACGGTGGGCGATTTGCTTAAAATGGTGGTAGAGCGCTCAGGGCCTTTATCGCCAGAGCGTATTTGTGCAATTGGCTTGAAAAATTGTACTTTTACGCCCTTACGTTCAAGCGCGCGCACCATACCTAAACTGAGTGATGTTAAGCCCACGCCGATACCGATCGGAACGAGCATAATATTTCGAGACATATAAACCTCAATAAAATTTTAATGACTAAAGCCAAACCTCTAAAGCTGAGTTTGCTTAGTTTTTGTTAGGTGTGCTTATTTTAACCGAGTCTATTTAGCTGAGATTAATTTAACCGCATCTTCAGCAATAACCCACTCTTCATTAGTTGGAATAACCATAGCCACAGGGCTATTATCAGCGGTAATAATACCGTCGTGGCCGAAACGAGCAGCTTTGTTTTTAGTATCATCGACTTTGAAGTTAAATATAGCTAATAAATCTAATACCTTTGCACGAATTAAGTCAGAGTTTTCACCAATACCACCAGTGAAAATTATCGCATCTAATCGTCCTAGTGGCACTGTATATGATGCAATATACTTGGCTAAACGATAGCAGAAAATCTCTAGTGCTAATGTCGCGCCTTTGTGGCCATCTTGATAGCCTTCTTCAATGCCACGACAATCATTAGTCAGTTCTGAAATCCCCAGTAGTCCACTTTGCTTATTTAACAGGTTGTTGACTTCAGTTAGGGTGTATCCGAGTTGATTGACTAAATGAAAAATAATCGATGGGTCTAAGTCGCCACAACGTGTGCCCATCACTAGACCTTCAAGTGGGGTTAACCCCATTGAAGTATCAACACTTTTACCGCCTTTAATCGCAGTAACCGATGCGCCATTGCCCAAGTGTGCGACGATAACATTGGTATCGGCAATGTCTTTGTTTAATACTTTTGCCGCTTCACGGCTGACATAAAAATGACTGGTACCGTGCATGCCATAGCGACGAATGCCATGCTCGCGATACAATTTATATGGAAGAGCATAAATATAGGCTTTTTCAGGCATTGACTGGTGAAATGCGGTATCAAATACTGCTACTTGAGGCAGTGTTGGAAATGATGCCATTGCTGCACGAATACCAATTAAGTGAGCCGGGTTATGAAGCGGAGCAAGTGATGCGCAGTTTTCAATACCCTGAATGACATCAGGAGTGATAATCACTGAGCGGGTGAATTTCTCGCCACCATGAACAATACGATGACCAATGGCTTTGATCTGTGCGGCTAATTCTGGATGGCCCGCTAGAATAGTTTTAACAATATATTCAACGGCTTCACGATGTGCGGTAAATGCGCCTAACTTTGCTTCGTTTTTGCCGCCTTGAGCTTTCCATTTAATGCGCGAGTCCTCAAGGCCAAAGCATTCTGCTAAACCTGAAATGTGCTCTTCACCCGATTGGGCGCCAATAACGGCAAATTTTAGCGATGAACTGCCGCAGTTTAAAACTAATACTAAATCATCTGACTCTAGGTTATCTGACATAATTAGACCTTACTAAGCTTAATCAAAAATTTTAAAGAGTGCGCCGCATAATCGATGTTAGGCAGTGCATTGGTATCGTGTGTTAGCCAACATCATTTTGGCTGTTTATTTGGGACAAACTTACTCAATATGCTATTGTTTAAGTATGTTCCACCATGTTAGGTAATTCTCTTTGGTACTCAATGTTGTCACGCTAATTCGCGACGGTAAAAAATACATGTCCACTTGGCCCATGGTGCGCCAGTTAGGCTTTTATTTTCCTGAATATCGTGTCGTTAAAGCGACTCAAACTGCCTTTTGGGCAATGCCAGTTATTGCCTTATTTGTTGCATCTAGCCAAATTTATGTTTTAGGTTGGGGTCATTTCCCCCAAACTTTGGCGATGACCCTGTTTATTATTAGTTTACCTATTCAAGGCTTGCTCTGGCTTGGTTGGCGTTCACGTCATCCATTGCCATTAAGTTTGTTTGATTGGAGCAATCAGCTTAGTCAAAAACTCAACCAAATGGGCGTTAATTGCCAACCACTAGGTGCCAAAGCGTGTTACTTAGATTTTGCTAGCTTACTTAATATTGCCTTTAACCGATTGGATAAGCATTATTGGGATGAGCTATAAGTTACATGTGCTAACATTACCTAACTGTAAGCATCGGATTAAAAAATAGCTTCAATACCACGGTCAGTGAATACTTGTTTAATGGATAACATGGTTTGTTCACTTGGCGGTGATAAATTAGCAAGAGGCGATGCTTCGCCATAGGCTTGCCATTTATGCTCACCTAGCTGGTGAAACGGCAATAATTCTACTTTTTCCACATTGGTCATGGGCTTGATAAATTCAGCAAGCTTAATTGCCGATTCAATATCATCGGTAAAACCATTGACCACCACATAGCGTATCCAGGTTTTTTGCCCTCGAGTTGCCAGGTACTGAGCAAATTGCAATGTGCGTTGATTGCTGACTTTTGTGAGCAAAATATGAGTTGGGTCGTCCATTTGTTTAATATCGAGTAACACTAAATCAGTACTATCAAGTAACTCATCGATAACAGGATCGTATTTTCGGACAAAGCCATTGGTATCAAGACAAGTATGAATAGCTTGGTCTTTACAGGCTTTGAAAAGCTCAGCGACAAATTCGGCCTGTAAAATGGCTTCACCACCACTTGCAGTAACTCCGCCGCCACTGGCTTCTAAAAAGGGGCGATAGGTGATAATTTGCGACATCAACTCACCAACAGTGACTTCTTTACCGGCCTCTAAGTCCCAGGTATCACGGTTATGGCAGTATTGGCAGCGCATTAAGCAGCCTTGCATAAAAGCAATGTAGCGAATACCAGGACCATCAACGGTACCAAATGATTCGATGGAGTGGATGCGTCCCTTTGCCATATAACACCCTTTATAAATGAGAGTAATAAACCAATATTCAATAAAAAAGCTGCATCGAATATTCGATACAGCTAATTTTAGCAGAGTTTATAAACCTTTAGTGAAGGTTCTGGTGATAACGTCTTGCTGCTGCTCTGTGGTAAGAGCATTAAAACGCACAGCGTAGCCAGACACTCGAATGGTGAGTTGTGGATACTTGTCTGGATTAATAATCGCATCTTCAAGCATTTCACGGTTCATCACGTTAACGTTCAAATGTTGACCACCTTGTTGATGATCATTGTGCATGAAGTAACCATCCATCAATGCAGCAAGGTTATTGCGACGCGTACTATCTTCTTTACCTAGCGCATTGGGCACAATAGAGAAGGTATAAGAAATACCGTCTTGTGCGTGCTCAAAGGGTAGCTTGCCCACAGAGGTTAATGATGCAATAGCGCCATTTTCATCACGACCATGCATTGGGTTGGCACCTGGCGCAAAAGGCGCACCAGAGCGGCGGCCATCTGGCGTGTTACCGGTTTTCTTACCATAAACCACGTTAGAGGTAATGGTTAAGATTGATTGAGTAGGTATCGCATTGCGATACATTTTTTTATCGCGAATTTTCGCCATAAAACGCTCAACTAAGTCACAGGCGATATCATCTACACGTGAGTCATTATTACCAAACTTCGGATAATCACCTTCAATATCAAAATCAACGGCAATACCACTCTCATCACGAATAGGTTTTACTTTGGCATATTTAATCGCTGAAAGTGAGTCAGCTGCAATCGATAAACCGGCAATACCACAGGCCATAGTACGACGAACATCACGGTCGTGTAATGCCATTAACGCAGCTTCATAAGAATACTTATCGTGCATAAAGTGAATACTATTAAGTGCTGTGACATATTGGGTCGCTAACCAATCCATTTGCGAATCTAAACGCGTCATCACATCATCAAAATCTAGCACTGTGTCAGTAATTGCTGCGGTTTTTGGGGCAATTTGTTTTTTAAGCTTTTCGTCAACGCCACCATTAATAGCGTAAAGCATGGTTTTGGCTAAGTTAGCGCGAGCACCGAAAAACTGCATATGTTTGCCGACAATCATAGGGCTAACACAACAGGCAATCGCATAATCGTCCGATTGGAAGTCTGGGCGCATTAGGTCGTCATTTTCATACTGAATTGAGCTGGTATCGATAGTGACTTTTGCGCAATAACTTTTAAAGCCCTGTGGCAATTTTGTTGACCACAATACGGTGATATTTGGCTCAGGGCTTGGGCCCATATTGTATAGGGTATGTAAGAAACGGAAACTTGATTTAGTCACTAAAGTACGACCGTCTACACCCATACCTGCAATAGATTCTGTTGCCCAAATAGGGTCGCCAGAGAATAGTTCATCGTATTCAGGGGTGCGTAAAAAACGAACCATACGCAGTTTCATCACAAAATGGTCAACCATTTCCTGAGCCTGTTGTTCAGTAATGATGCCATTTTTAATATCACGTTCAATAAAGATATCTAGAAATGATGAGGTACGCCCTAAAGACATTGCCGCGCCATTTTGGCTTTTAACTGCCGCTAAATAACCAAAATAGGTCCACTGAATAGCTTCTTTCGCTGACGTGGCGGGTACTGAAATATCACAGCCATATTTAGCGGCCATCACTTTCATTTGCGTTAATGCACGGTATTGTTCAGATATTTCTTCGCGAAGCTGGATAACGTTATTGAGATCGTCACCCGCTTCCATTTGAGCCTGTAAAGAGGTGAACTGGGCAAGCTTGTCTTGCATTAAATAGTCGATACCGTATAAGGCAATACGACGGTAATCACCAATAATTCGACCACGGCCATAAGCATCAGGTAAGCCAGTTAATATCCCCGATTTACGACAAGCCATAATTTCAGGGGTGTAAACATCAAATACACCCTGATTGTGGGTTTTACGTAGCTCAGAATAAATGTAGTTAATATCACTGTCTAATTCGCGGTCGTAAGCTTTACACGAGCCTTCAACCATACGAATGCCACCATTAGGTAACATGGCACGTTTAAGTGGGGCATCTGTCTGTAAGCCAACTATGGTTTCAAGTTCTTGATTGATATAACCGGCATCGTGAGAGGTGATAGTCGACACCATTTTGGTGTCAAAATCTATCGGGGCATGGGTGGTGTTTTCTTGCTTGATGCCTTCCATCACTTTATCCCATAAAGATAAAGTTGCGTCAGTGGCATCGGCTAGAAAGGATTCGTCACCTTCATAAGGAGTATAATTATGCTGAATAAAATCTCGAACGTTGACCTGTGTTTTCCAGTCACCTGCGACAAAGTTATTCCACGCATTTGCAAAAACAGTTGTGTTATCAGTCATGTCATTTTTACCTTTAAACTTAATGAATCGGTATGTCAGTCTGTTTGGCATTACTGCGGCTTTAACATCAGTCACACTATCTTAGCTAACAGGCTGTAAAATTCTTTTCAGGTTATTTGGGCTATTTACTACAAGATAACCTGATTTATCTTGTCTTCTCTGTAACGTCAAATCCATGAAACGATATTGAACTGGATTATTATTTATCTACATAGACGTTAAAAGGATATTTGTAAGCTTAGTTTTACATGGTTTCTTGGTAAGACCAATTTACCAATATATAATACCACAGCATATTTACATTGGCATTAATTGACCTGGAATTCATAAGGTATTTGATCAAAACTGTTAGCTAGCTAACAGTTTTGGCACTATAATTCGCGACATTAGGCGGAATTAATTAATATCTCGCTATTGAATGTGCAATCATTCCTGTCATAAAGTTCATTTTAGCAGTTTTGTTGCGCACTAATTGTTATCAAAAAGCAACCTGTAATTGGTCTTACCAAAGCACCTTAATGGTTTTTGGTTTTAAATTGTAGGTGAAAAAGAATAAGCGAATGTGGCTTATAGATGGTAGTCCGTGTGCTCTAGCGAGTAATGTTTGCATCGAGAGTGATTAATGAAATCTGAAAATACCCAAACCACTTTAGTGGGCAATCAACATGCCATCATTAAAGCCGAAACATCCTTGTCTATTGCTGATGATTATGGAATGAAAAAAGTCCAAAAATCTTCTTGGCAATCATTCACTCTGGCGATATTTTCAGGGATGTTTATTGCAATCGCTTTTGTGTTCTATATCTCGGTTACGACTGGTAGTGAAGCCGGTTGGGGCATAACGCGCTTTATTGGTGGTATCGCGTTTAGTTTAGGCTTAATGCTGGTTATTGCCGCAGGTGGTGAGTTATTTACCAGTACGGTATTAACCAGTGTTACCTGGATTAATAAACGGATCACTATGAAGCAACAATTACATTGCTGGGCACGGGTTTATTTAGGCAACATGGTTGGCGCATTATTGATGGTGTTGCTTATTATGTTAGGCCGCTTATTTGAGTTAGCGGATAACCAGTGGGGCTTATCGGCACTCAATATTGCCCAGCACAAATTACATCATACTTGGCTGCAAGCATTTGTATTAGGTATTTTGTGTAATGTGTTGGTGTGTTTAGGCATTTGGATGACATTTGCCACTAAAGACTTATTAACGAAATGTTTTCTAGTGATATTGCCTGTTGCCATGTTTGTTGCCACAGGTTTTGAACACTGTATTGCTAACTTATTTATGTTGCCTTTTGGTATCGCAGTACAAAATTTTGCCCCAGACAGTTTTTTTATGGCGTTAGAAATTAGCCGAGATCAATTTAGCGACGTTAACTTAAGCAACGCTATTTTTAATAACTTAATTCCGGTGACATTAGGCAATATTGTTGGCGGGGCGGTCGCGATAGGTTTAGGTTACTGGTTAGTTGAAAACGGCAGTTTTTCAACTATTACCTCAACAAATAGCATAATTAAACCTGCGGTAAAAACAGAAGTAGATTAGTTATTTAGTTATCACACCAATACTTAACGTGTAAAACAGTGGGCTAGCGAATACCATTGAGGTTCCGCTAGCCCTCTTCTTTAGTTATGTGACTATCTGTTTTTTTAGCTACATTTTTATCTTCAATTTTCTTTGCAAAATAGAACCAAGCAATTTTTATACTCATTCCATTTTTTTCCTGAATCCTGCTTAAACATCGCTATCATCTTTGGGAATATTGATGACTGAGAGCTTGTTCAAAGATCAAAACCCTGAGTTTGGTAGCTTTAGAAATTCTATTTCATCTTTTGTTGATTGACGCCCTAGAATTGCGTTGCGATGCGGATAACGACCAAATCTATCAATAATCTCTTTATGTTTATATTCAAAATCTAGGTTACTTTGAATACCCACAGAGCTGAATAGCCTGACCGCTTCTGTGTGTATTAACTTCGACTCACTGTGCATAAAGGGTATATAAAGAAAAATACGCTGAATTTGCGATAACTCGCTATCCAAACCTTTTGATATGGTAAATTGAGCAAGTGCTAATGCCATTGAATCGCATGCAAATGACTCTGGTTTGTCACGATAAATATTTCGTGAAAATTGATCTATTACGATAACCTCAGCAAGACTACCTAAAGCTGTTTCACGCCAATGAAACAACTCACCGGCTTTAGCTTGATTGTGGACCGCGCCAAAACGAGTTTGAATCATTAAGTCGAAGGCAACATCTTTTTGCCACCATTGCTTAGGCTCAAGCTCTGTAAACCAAAAGTCTATAATTTTTTGATACATTTTAGTACTCCTTGTTTAATGTTTTATTGTAGCCGTGTTGCGGCATAGTGGATTAGGGGACTTTATGTTTAAGCGAACGATGATTTGATGGCGACAAATGAATTCGATGCATTCTTTTAAATAGCTTATTTGACTACAGAAGTCATCAAAAAAGTTATGCTTCGTTTGGATTGCATCGTTCTCATTGCCTGCAATTTTGCACGAAACTAAGCTAGGCGACTTAGACTCAGAGCTAGTCAAAGATTATTCAGTGAAACGATTAAACCAGCTTTGTATAATGAAGATTGCTCAACCATTTGGATATGTTGTGTGAGATTTTTTTTACGTCCCTATTTGCCACAGGAGCTTGAGCCAAACTAATATTTACGCTAGTTTTCAAAATTTCTCCTTAAAACACAACGTCTTTAACAGTGAATGATTTTTCCGGCTGCTTGCAATAGTGTTCGCCCTTTATGGGGATAGACTCATGAGGTGAAAGCCTCTGTATTCTGCCATTTAATCTGCTGGATATTTTCACTTAGCCTGAACTCGGGCTACTCACTCAGAATTTTATTTACATCCTCAGGGATAGGCATTGATTTCAATGGATTGACATTAGTTCCGCCTGTGTTTCCTGTCGGAACCCAAATTTTTGAAAACAATACCGACGCTATTATTCTGCTTATCTGACCAAATACTTCTCTGAAATTGTGTTTCTTGAAACCAATTTTAAGCATCCACCAATGGGATTTTGTATGAGGTAGAATATAACTTTGACCTAGAATATGCGCTCGTTCTAAGTGATAGAATGCTACATCAAATTTATTTAATGTATAAAAACGAATAGCTTGATCCATTTCTAAACCATAAGCATCTTTAAGTTTTTTTCGCACAGATCTACTCACTTAATTCTTATTAAAATTAGTGTTACTAATTTAGCAATTAAAATGAATGTATGTCAGTTAAATTAAGCTAATAAAAAACCCGACATTAGCCGGGTTTTTGATGATGAAGACGGATTATAACGAGTGTGTCGTTATAACAATCGCACCATTATTGTACGTTTTCGCTATCGCCAAACTCACCAGCAAATAACACTGATGATAAATAACGCTCAGCTGCTGATGGTAGAATAACAACAATTGTTTTGTCTGCAAATTCTGGCAGTGCAGCAATACGATTAGCTGCTACAACAGCTGCACCAGAAGATATGCCTACTAAAATACCTTCTTCTTTCATCAAGCGTAATGACATTTCAATAGCATCTTCATTGCTAACAGCTTCAACGCGGTCAACTAATGAAAGGTCTAGGTTTCCTGGGATGAAACCCGCGCCAATACCTTGGATTTTATGTGGTCCAGGTTGGATAGGTTGACCCGCTTTAGCTTGAGCGATAACGGGTGAGTCCACTGGCTCTACAGCAACAGAAATAACTTCTTTACCCTGTGCTTTTAAGAAACGGCTAGTACCTGTAATCGTGCCACCAGTACCTACACCGGCAACAAACACATCTACCTGGCCATCAGTATCATTCCAAATTTCAGGACCTGTGGTTTTCTCATGAATTTCAGGATTAGCAGGGTTGCTGAATTGACCTAAAACTAAATATTTAGACGGATCTGATAAACGAATTTCTTCTGCTTTATCAATTGCGCCTTTCATGCCTTTAGCGCCTTCTGTTAATACCACTTTAGCACCGAGTGCTTTTAACAGTTTACGACGCTCTAGGCTCATTGTGTTTGGCATAGTTAGGGTTAACTTATAACCACGAGCTGCGGCAACATAAGCAAGTGCAATACCTGTATTACCTGATGTTGGTTCTACTAGCTCTACATCTTTAGTTAGGGTGCCTTTCTTTTCCGCATCCCAAATCATGTTAGCGCCAATACGACACTTAACACTAAAGCTTGGGTTACGAGCTTCAATTTTGGCTAATACGTTACCGTTACTGACGCG encodes the following:
- the focA gene encoding formate transporter FocA; this translates as MKSENTQTTLVGNQHAIIKAETSLSIADDYGMKKVQKSSWQSFTLAIFSGMFIAIAFVFYISVTTGSEAGWGITRFIGGIAFSLGLMLVIAAGGELFTSTVLTSVTWINKRITMKQQLHCWARVYLGNMVGALLMVLLIMLGRLFELADNQWGLSALNIAQHKLHHTWLQAFVLGILCNVLVCLGIWMTFATKDLLTKCFLVILPVAMFVATGFEHCIANLFMLPFGIAVQNFAPDSFFMALEISRDQFSDVNLSNAIFNNLIPVTLGNIVGGAVAIGLGYWLVENGSFSTITSTNSIIKPAVKTEVD
- a CDS encoding DUF924 family protein, coding for MYQKIIDFWFTELEPKQWWQKDVAFDLMIQTRFGAVHNQAKAGELFHWRETALGSLAEVIVIDQFSRNIYRDKPESFACDSMALALAQFTISKGLDSELSQIQRIFLYIPFMHSESKLIHTEAVRLFSSVGIQSNLDFEYKHKEIIDRFGRYPHRNAILGRQSTKDEIEFLKLPNSGF
- the cysK gene encoding cysteine synthase A; this encodes MSKIFEDNSYTLGNTPLVRLNRVSNGNVLAKIEARNPSFSVKCRIGANMIWDAEKKGTLTKDVELVEPTSGNTGIALAYVAAARGYKLTLTMPNTMSLERRKLLKALGAKVVLTEGAKGMKGAIDKAEEIRLSDPSKYLVLGQFSNPANPEIHEKTTGPEIWNDTDGQVDVFVAGVGTGGTITGTSRFLKAQGKEVISVAVEPVDSPVIAQAKAGQPIQPGPHKIQGIGAGFIPGNLDLSLVDRVEAVSNEDAIEMSLRLMKEEGILVGISSGAAVVAANRIAALPEFADKTIVVILPSAAERYLSSVLFAGEFGDSENVQ
- a CDS encoding DUF3703 domain-containing protein, encoding MRKKLKDAYGLEMDQAIRFYTLNKFDVAFYHLERAHILGQSYILPHTKSHWWMLKIGFKKHNFREVFGQISRIIASVLFSKIWVPTGNTGGTNVNPLKSMPIPEDVNKILSE